GCCTATCTCCCTTTAAGCCTCTTTGTGGCAAAGGATTAGCTCTCACGCTGCACCATTGACCCTAATTTGGTTTAATGTTGTCGACTttaaggtggaggagggagaggaggaagaggaggaagaggagagagagagatgggacagAAAGAGCGGGAGATTGagaacatgagagagagagagagcgagagaggggaaaaGTGTCTAATCCCTCTTGCAACGAACGCCTTGATAGGATGCAGCAGAACGGACGAGAGCCAGAACAAGAGTGAGAGATGCAAATAAAATGAAGAGATGGAGGTTTTCTTTATCAGGAGgataaaagagaaaaaacaaaggGGGAACACGATTGAACAAGGTACATGTGCTGCCtgcagactaacacacacacacacaaatgtgattTGGTTTGAAGGAGGTGATTATATCAAATAGTGAGCGACGGAACGGGGACAGAGAATGGAGCAGGCATTTCACTCAGCCCACCCAGGGAGAAGGAATTAATTTACTTAAACAATATCGATTCATAATTCTGAACCTCCATGGTTTAGGGTTGGACATTTGCTTTGAATGTAATTAACACTCTACTCACTAATATTGCTCTGCGTGCATTGAGTATGAGTATGTAAATGAGCAGGGCTGTAATCCTTCTCTTTAGAGTTATCCAGATTTGTATCGTTTACATTCTTGTaaaggtactgtgtgtgtgtgtgtgtgtgtgtgtgtgtgtgtgtgtgtgtgtgtgtgtgtgtgtgtgtgtgcgtcgtttcctctctcctctgttctgTTCACAGCCCTGTAACGTCCGTCCTGTCATCCAGCTGCCCTCCAGAGATCACAGAATGTCATCTattcgtaaacacacacacacacacacacacacacacacacacacacacacacacacacacacacacacacacacacacacacacacacgcagtggggttgctgtgtgtgtgtgagtgcgtgcagaCCGCCTGGCCGGCACTCTGTCTCTGACGCTGATGGAGCTAATCGCGCAGTCGTCAGGGCTGTTGCTAGGGGGAGGTGCTTattggtcaggtgaaggccaaaCGCAGTCCATTACACCGCCTGTCTACCCAATCATCTCTCACCAAGAGAGATGACCACTCAAGATAAACTGGttatttcaaacacacacacacacacacacacacacacacacacacacacacacacacacacacacacacacacacacacacacacacacacacacacacacacacacacacacacacacacacacacacaatccagtCTGGAGGGATGGTGAGCTGTCTTGCAGCCCTCTGGTTCCCTGGGTGATAGcagggttatgtgtgtgtttatgtgtgtgtgtgtgtgtgtttatgtgtgtgcgtgtgttgcatACATGTGCGTGGTCGTTTGCTttggataagtgtgtgtgtgcatgcagcttAGTCAGTTCAACATCAGTCGTCACAATGTGTAAACAGTTTTATTTAACACAAATAGATTTCAAAGAATAAGTTTGAggttgtttgtggatattggaTAAGAAATACAATCCGATGACATCCATTCCTTGAACGACCATCTTGACCCAAAAACGGCAGTTTTCAATTTAAAGCCATatttctgcctgtgtgtgctcTCACACCAAATAAAACCCCAGTGACCCCAGTATACCCACAATACCCaagaacctctctctctctctctctctctctctctctctctctctctgtgtctctctccgtgtctctctctctccgtgtctctctctctctctctctctctctctctctctcctctatcttgagagagagagtattttCATCAATCAGAGGACCAGGCGTCTCAGTCGTGTGTtggtaatttacatttacatgtagCCTTCAGATCAAAGTCACATTTCCCTCCAAACCAAATTATCGCCCCCTCGGGGAAGTGCAGCCGAAGAGGCTTGATTTAGAACGTTTGTGTTTTCCTTTTACCCGCGATAATATCTGCTCTAATAACGGAAAAAACACCTTCTCCCGCCTGGCACTTCCGTCCTTATTTACCGTCTTTGATACGCAGCTCGCTACACAACAGCAACCGAAAAAAGGGCAAAACAAACTAATAATATCTGCATATTCCCTCTCTGGTGCCTCTGGGAAGAAACAAACGCATTTGAATAATGTGTCAGGCTGCGGTGACTCAGAACGGGGAAATGTAAAACCAGGAGCCGACCTACAGTCACAGCAACCCGGAACCTCCTtttggtgacctctgacctttgttTTCTTAGTTAGTATTTTGTTTGTTAACCTTTTGTTCACCCTGGGTCCCTCCGACCCGGCGTCAGATGCTTTGATGACCTTGGAAGCACCCTAACATCCATGGAAGCACCCTAAAGTTGAGGTACGATTAGTTCCTTGTGGGTTAGGTTAGGTCAGGGTGACCCCTCCTCCACGGGCCTTGAGCGTGTTTAAGCTAACAGCTAGCTCTCCACAGCTCTCGAGTGGTGTTGAACCCTAACCACAGGATGACCTGGGCCTCCCGGGGTCCCCGGGGGGCCCTCTCGGGGGCCAGCCTACCTTGGTGGCCAGCAGGCGGGTGAGATAGATCTCGGAGACCATCTTGCTGCCACGGTCGCCCTCCTTCTGGTCCCCGTGCTCGTGGTTCTTCACCAGGTGCCACACCTTCACCCCGCTCTCCGGGTCGGGGCTCAGCATGGGGGTGCGGGAGCGCAGGCTGTCCGGGCTGCCTGTGTACTTGATCATGTTCTCTGTGAggatgaatgcacacacacacacacacacacacacacacacgcgcgcgcacacgcacacacgcacacgcacacgcacacacacacacacagtacggaACGGTTTAACTACGTCTGCAACTGAAATCACAGTACAAAATAAaactgagagagagtgagcgagagagcgagagagagagagcgagagcgagagagagacaaagacagcaTTAAACAATAATACATGACATATACATATAGTGCAGTGCAAATATACATCGAGAGAAACCTGTGATTCAAGTAACTACCAACATTATTTTTACTTCAAAGGAACAGTACACCAAAGCAGTgcacacaaatgtaagtataaCTCAAACGTATTTCAAAAAAACTGGAACGAGAATACAAAAAATAGTAATCTTCTCTATTTTTTTTGGAGGCAACAGCGCAATGCCCTTGGGCTAGCGTTGCCCTTGGGCTAGCGTTGCCTTTGGGCTAGCGTTGCCCTTGGGCTAGCGTTGCCCTTGGGCTAGCGTTGCCCTTGGGCTAGCGTTGCCATTGGGCTAGCGTTGCCATTGGGCTAGCGTTGCCCTTGGGCTAGCGTTGCCCTTGGGCTAGCGTTGCCATTGGGCTAGCGTTGCCCTTGGGCTAGCGTTGCCCTTGGGCTAGCGTTGCCATTGGGCTAGCGTTGCCCTTGGGCTAGCGTTGCCCTTGGGCTAGCGTTGCCCTTGGGCTAGCGTTGCGATATTGCCATGCtaccattttgtttttgtgccGGGGTCGTCCAATCTCCAGCTAGCGTGAGATTGGAAATGAAACTTTAACAGAGCATGCTCAGTTAATTTTTCATggcttctccttcctcttcgtcttcttctctctcctcttcttcattctcgtcctcttcctccagggCTCCCCGAGAGACAACAGGGCATCTCAGAACGGCGCCAAACCCAACAGGTGTCAGCGCCCACGGAGTATGCACGGCCCGCCGGCGCTCTGAGCGGCGGTGACATCTGGAAACGCGTGGCTGGAGGAGTGTTCACAGTGTAGGGGCCATTAGCCGGGCTGCGGTGACTGATGGACAGGAAGTGGTCAAGAGAGGTTGGAGGTGCAGGTTTGGGGGTAAGAAGGGGATAACTTCGGCTAGGGATGCGCGTTGGCGGGTTTAGGGAGATATTGTTttcatgtgtctttgtgtgttgaaGTATGTGGcagtaaacattttaaaatggacAATATATTTCGGTATCTTTAATATCTTTTAATGAGGTCATTTATGCATACAGTttgatgtttgtgtttattaaagACTGTTTTGAAAGCAAACGCCTCTCATTTAATTAAACGTTATGAAATGCAATTAAATAGAAAAAGTACTATCAATATTTAATGTAAACTTAAAGTACATAAATGATTatcattattcatttattaccGTTGCGTCTTTTTGCCTACCCCTTTCAGATGAGTGGCCCCTGGTGCTTGTTGGCGGGGGTACGTAAGAGAGACGGCGGCGTTTTGAAAGACGGAGTGGATGATATTTACCTCCTTTCTTCACAACACATAATGGACATTTTCCATCAAAGGTCTGAGGACATCCCCCCCGTCCCCTGTCGACCTGACGGCTCTCAGCAGCACAGCTCTCTGGTCAACTTTTGTCCCTTTCACAAATCCTTCACTCCCTCTTCCATTTTGCTTTTCAAGAAACCGCTAAAggcatcctctctctctccatctctccctccctccctcccttcctccctccctccctctccctctctctctctccctccctctctccatctctccctccctctctccatctctccctctctctctctctctccctccatctctctctctctccctctctccatctttccccctctctctctctctctcccaccccctctctctctctctctccctctcccaccccctctctctctctctccctctccctctccctctccctctccctctccctctccctctctctctctctctctctctctctctctctgtctcagacgTCTACGCTTGGTGAGTTCAAAGCCGCTCTTCAGCAGCCAGAGCCACTCTCAAGTGGATCACACTTGGGTTTGATGTCAAccgcctgccccccccaccccctacaccCCTCACCCATCCTACCTCACCCTCCTGCCTGCCACAAAAAAGTGAGAAAGAaggtgagagagggatagagagagagatacaagaGATAACAACTGGCATCCTGCCCTTTTAATTTCTTCTCCATCCTCCAGTGTGGTCACCAGCTCtctccccgcctcctcccttctcctcctctccctcccatcccctcttcccctccactccctctccccctccctcttcatctGGTCCAATTTGGCTcagcggaggtggaggaggtggaggaggagaaggaggagtgaaAGGCGGAGACGAAGGTGAAGCGAGTAATTCGCCCGATGCATTTGATGTGCGTCGAGTGGTTGTGGGGCGCCGTGGCCGGCGCTTTGATCAGCCCTGATTGGCTGTGTCTGGAGGGGAGGCGACGAGCGGACGCGGAGGCGACAACAAAGCGGTCGAGCGGACGGCTTTACAGACGGGGGCGTCTGTCCTCGAGACACCGCCGGCCAGACGACCAGAGAAAGGCCACTGTTTACAATCTGGTTATTTCCcgctttctttcttcttccatTTGTGATTAGGCCCTCGCCCCGGCCCTCTGGGGGCTGCTGAGAGGGGGCGAAGTGGTCGGCAGGACTCCACACCTCCTCACGGCTGTTTTAACCTGATGAAATTCCTCTGATCAAAGTGCTCCCCGATTCAGTTTGGATGTTGTTAAGTTCAACACGAAGGAAGGCCCGGATTTACGCACGCGAGCTGTTGTTTTCAATTTATCTTTCAAACTCGAAAAGTGCTTCCACCCACGCTGCCCCAAACCGACCCTCAGCCACCAGCATGCAGGGGGCCACCGGCCCCGAGGACCGGGGGGCCACCTGGCCCCGAGGACCGGGGGGCCACCGGCCCCGAGGACCGGGGGGCCACTGGCACTGGCCCCGAGGACCGGGGGGCCACCGGCCCCGAGGACCGGGGGGCCACTGGCACTGGCACTGGCCCCGAGGACCGGGGGGCCACCGGCCCCGAGGACCGGGGGGCCACAGTTTGGAGGTCAATGCCTGCTGTCGGGGGGGGGAAGTCTTTTTTTGGGCCGACATGTCGTGTCGGGGACGTCGTGAGGAGGTGTTTGTGGGGACGCTCAGAGACTTTACTGCCAACGGTGAGCAGCAAGGAGCAGTGTTCTGTCCCATCCAATAACTTAAGCTAATTTAGTGTCTTGCTCCAGCCCTTGCTAGAAGAGCCACCTGGAAGTGGGGGCTGGCAGCGGGGGGctccgggggaggggggctggcagCGGGGGGctccgggggaggggggctggggggggggactcaccgTATTTACTGGCGGAGGTTCTGGACACGGTGGAGTTGTTGACCGAGTTGTAGGCCGTCACCTGCTTAGGGACCAGCGCCACGATCGAATTATCGGGCACctgtgacgcacacacacacacacacacacacacacacacacacacacacacacacacacacacacacacacacacacacacacacacacacacacacccaccacacaagcacacaaacacccacacacacacacacacacaaagaaataacagtgttaccaaGGCAACGTGATAGTACCCGATCACAACACCACAAACCATGGACCCGTTCTGACACACGGATAGGGTCATAGGGCGTCTCTCTACCAATCTCTTTGTTCGTAGTTTATAACGGATTAACAGAGAAAGACTCAGAGTCATTCTGCGTTTAGAGGCAGTCCTTCCAGTCCTCTAGCGGacctggtggggggggatgTCCCCCCCAAATCCCTATTCAATAATATCTTGATCTCCAGGGCCCAGTTAATGaggtccgcccccccccacacggacacacacacacacccacacccacacccacacacacacacacacaaagacctgtatgcatgtgagtgtgagtgtgtgtgtgtatacagtgtacGGCTGCATATGAAGACATTGTCTGTATTTAGTATGAGTATAAAATATGGAAAGTGGTGCATCCTTTAGATTCATGGTTCAGGCAGtaataagggtgtgtgtgtgtctgtgtgtcagtcagCATTCCCACATGTCAGCTGAACTGGATTCAATTAACACGACTGGGAGAGAGGTTAGTCccacccctctcacacacacacacacacacacacacacacacacacacacacacacacacacacacacacacacacacacacacacacacacacacacacacacacaccacccacacccTTCTTGAGATCATTTCAATTAACCCCGCCGTagttgcaatgtgtgtgtgtgtgtgtgtgtgtgtgtgtgtgtgtgtgtgtgtgtgtgtgtgtgtgtgtgtgtgtgtgtgtgtgtgtgtgtgtgtgtgtgagaggggacACCCCCCTGAAGGCCAGCCCTGTGTTGGGGAAGAGACGTGAACCAGAGTAACGGAGCACAACGAGAAGAGAGGAAGCAGTGGagtaggggaggaagggggagggaggggggagggtggggagggagggagggagggggggggggggcaggttggggggagagaggggagggagggggatgatCAGATATGGCAAATGTTTATTTTCGCCCGCGGCGACAGCATGTATTCCTTACAGGAGGGGGAACAATAAAGTGATGCCACTGTCACATCGTTGACACTTAATGAAGGCAGGAAGCAGCACACCGAGCATGGAAAAATACATgttcactgtttgtgtgtgtgtgtgtgatgtgtgtgtgtgtgtgtgtgtgtgtgtgtgtgtgtgtgtgtgtgtctgtgtgtgatgtgtgcgcGCGGGTGGTACATGTTCGCCCCAGGCATGTTTTGATGAAGCTCCATAATGTGAGGTAAGAGCCGTGCTATTTGCAGTGTCAAGCCGTGAACCCTCACATACAGCATGACAACCACAGACCTCACTGGGTGGCTGTTGAAGGCACCATCTCAACCCACAACTTAAATAGCACACAACAATGAAATAACATCAATTCAGAAGCAAGTGTCAATTAGTANNNNNNNNNNNNNNNNNNNNNNNNNNNNNNNNNNNNNNNNNNNNNNNNNNNNNNNNNNNNNNNNNNNNNNNNNNNNNNNNNNNNNNNNNNNNNNNNNNNNttacctttttaaatgagaccagtacgtgagtgcactgaatttcgttgtacttctgtccaatgacaaatacatatatatctataacacCCGGAACTCTATTGCAGCCAATGAGCTCgagttgaaaaagaaaatagcgTACAGCACGTGGTATTGCCCGGTGAAGCTGTCGACGGAGGATTCTCTCAGGTAAATGTTATCCCCTGCATCGTTTGCTAGTTAATAATTAGACAATTTATTTACGGTTTGTATTAAGCTGTTTCGATTTTGTAGAAAGAGAAAAGATTTCGACCGTGTCATAACGCGGTCGTTGTGTATAAAGGGAAGAAGTAGTGGGTACGTTTTTAGCTGCTGGGTAGACTTTAGTCAACCTATCGCCGTTTTGTCGGTGAGCAACCATATTACCCGTGGGAAGTCTCGTTTTAATCGTGGCAATCTAAGCTTTCCAACGGTGTATGGCATTACTATATTCACCCAAGGGTCGTTGAAATAATAAGCTgattaatgtgtgttttgtaacgATAGCTAGGCGCGGCTAACGACACTGTTTACAATAGTAAGGGCTACGTCGCATACCTGCAAACTTGTtgcttttcggcgacaatcaacgttttcttggtcaatttgaTGTGGATATGTGTTAATATGGGTACATGTGACTGTTTAGACAACAGCTGATGCGAGAGTAATTGTAACATGAAGCAATTTGGCGACCGTGTTAATCTCTCGACAATCTGGCGAGCTTGTTGTCCTAGGCTAATACACCAACAGCAGATTTCTGTATAATAAAGGGCTACATATTGTCAATCTAAATgatctgtttttagttttactcatttattcatgttttactGTACCAGATGGAACATGCCTACACATCAGTGCACCGTGTGCGACAAGACATTCGGTGAAAAGTCCAACCTGAAGATCCATGCCATCGCCAGGGAGACCTTTATCTGTGACGTCTGCGGGAAGAGCTTGGCCACTAAACCATCGCTGGTCAGCCATCAACAGCTACACCAGTACCCCAGCATCATTTTGTACCGGCAAGGAGAGGCCAGGCTGTGGCAGAGGCCCGCAGCAGCACTGTTGTTGACCCTAAATGGCTGGATCTCAAGACAGCAGAAACCTTTGGAAAGCAGCTGGTCATCACGTTCGGGAAGTACGCCGGTCAGACCTTCAGGTGGCTTGTGGAGAATGATGTCGGCTGGCTGGTGTGGCTGCTGTTCCAGTACTGCCAGCAGGGAGAGCAGAACGAGCTGCTGAAGTGGCAGAAGGAGCGACTGCTCCGCCAGACCGGCCTCAGGTCCAGTACCGGCACATCCATCACCAGGCTGGAAAGAGACGTGGTGAGAAGCGGAGGTAAGTTGTCATAAGCACTTTGTTTCACCTGTTGGCTGTGGAAAGCAAAtagcacacacacgtcatatCAATACTGATCACATGTGTATTTTATATTTCCAGATTATTTGTTGATGAGCCTGGGACTCCCGCGAACCGGCCCGTTCAGCCCACTGGGTTTGTCGTCCTCCACCCGGCTGAAGCCTGCTGCGCCCACCCCCATTCTGCCGAGGCCTCCTGCGTCCACCCACCTCCAGCCGAGGCCACCTGCTGCGTTGACCTACGGCCCGCCCCCTGTGTCGGCAGCACCCATACTGCTGGTCCTCCCCGCACAGCCACAGGCCCCCTCCGTCCTGTTTTGTGGGCCATCCTGCAGCCAGAGCTTTGTCCCTCCTGCACCAACCGTGAAGACATTCATGCCTAACAAGTCCTCAAGGCCATGTGGGGCTTGCCACGTGCCAGACTGTGGTGGACAGCGGAAGAGGTACACCCCTTCCAAGGACAAAGTGGCTGGAAGCATGCAGAAAATGTTTTCCTACTGTCCATCCACTAGGATGTCCACTACCCCTGGCTTTTACCATGTGGTGTATGACAACTTTGAACACTTTAAGAGTGTCGTGGATGCAGAGTTGGAAAGGAGGACTGTGTAAATACCTggaaatgcgtgtgtgtgtgtgaataacttACCTCTGTGATGCCACTGTTCCTGTGCCATCTGTAAGCGAGAGAAAgaggcttgtttgtgtgtgtttgtctttgtctttgtgtgtgttttttaaagtgcttcagcaagcactatctatttatttatatcgttCAAAAAAAAAGGCACTTTGCAGTTTTACTTGAAGTTCTTTTgttcgttttttatttattattatttatattgctgTTAAAATTTACTTTGTAGTATCCATTCTGCTCTATGTTCAATATCGAGGCCAATCTTTTAAACCATAATCAGTTCCAATCTAACACAATCAGTTTACATACCCTTTAGTGGTTGTTCATGTTCAGATAAtctgtgtttttgtcatgcatgttgtttgtctttgtcagCTTCATGTCTTTgtgatgtttgtatgtatttgtctGCTTCAGTTTTAACAAAAGTTTGctaaagaaaacataaaaaggGAGGAACAGCTTGAGCCTTTATTTGTTGATTGGTCACCTGAGTCTATGGATAATCATGTTCATTATTGCACTTTAGCCTGTACAAGCCAATTGTTGATTTGTATCTCaagtacaagtgtgtgtgtgtgtgtgtgtgtgtgtgtgtgttctttaattgttgagtgttttttattattattaatgttatttataTGTGCCTGtccttgtgatgtgtgtatgtctgtcagcTCCATGTTTAACTAAATGTTTGCAAATGGTAGTACATGTTTGTCTCTCATCTCATGCTCTCGTGTTCTCGCCTGTAGATCTGTACCTAGTCGTGGTGGGCGAGCTTTTAACTAAAATGatcttgtttatttgtgtttatatgGATTGCCTTTTCAATGAAACACATTCTGgttgaaaaataaaagttgtaAAAGTATTTTGGAGTCTCAGTGTGCTTGGGTTTCAGAAGGGGTGGGGTattggaaagaaaaaacacaccaaagcaATTAGAAGTCCTTGTGTCTTCACTCCCGCAACCAGAGGTGTGAATACACCCCCACTGTGATGGCTGCACTCCCTGTGTGGTCAAAACAATGAGTTCTGTGAATGGCTCTGATGTCTTCCAGAAAAAGTGAGAGTGCACTGAATACAgtcttattatttttcttaattCAGCCCAAAAATGTGTAACAATTTAACACTTTTCCACTTGATTGTATGAATCTCATCAGCTACATCCACTCAaagtatgaaaataataaacaaaacatccaGCAGACAAGTGGATTTTGATCATCTAGGCCTTGCACAtgacatttctgaaaataaaaccACCCACCAGTGGCCACCAGATGGAGCCGTCCGTTTTGATCCTCGATCCTTTTGGATCCATCCCAGGGTTGAGGGATAGGGACTTTGGGGGGTCATGAGCCATTCCGAGGCGGTCACCCgtccaagtactaaccaggccggACCCTGCTAGcctccgagatcagacgagatcgggcgtgctCAGGGTGGTATCATTCATAGCTATTATTTCTTTAGAACAACACGACCAGGGGAGAGCGCGAACGCAGTCCCCCACTACCAGAAATTATGCAATCGAGATTCCCACATTTGGGGAATTCGCACGGGTCAGCAACAGCCTCAGTGCAATGGCTGAGCCTCGCTATGGGTGAACCACCTTCTTGATCATGGTATCTCCCTTGCCAGGTAAGTATGAGTTGTACACGTTCAGGTGGGCTGAACGATGCCCACGCGTGTTCCCCAGGAGAACGGTTGCAAAGCATTCGGAGATGTCTAGACTTTAATAAACACTGTAGACCACCGGTCACACGATGACAGGCGAATCTGAAATCAGCGTGATGGAAGCATAACGAAAGGAAACCTGGAGATCCAAGTTATCGACACGCCACAGAAAgaatccttttttctttcttaaacaACAGAATAGTGGTggcgagatgatgcctcatgaaacgtcaaagcctcgcaGCCAGGTGAACCATCAAAGTGGTTCGACCTCGAAGCTTGAAATTATGATGAAAGAAAGAGTTtcctgtgatgatgtgatgtttgcTTCGTACAACATCAAAACGTTAAAGAATTAAAGTCGTTTCAGTgatacgtgtgagtgtgccgtTCATAAATATCTCCCGAGCTCATGGTAGAGAACAAATCATTTGACAAAGGTTTTAAGTCATCCCGGGCAAAATAGATTGTCTTATAactacagtagcctactaataattgtaataatagaacTGCATGATGACTGAGAACGAGTGTGATTAATGACATAGCCATAAAAGTGATCTTGGAACTGGGTAGGgtcttctttttgtaaaaatgtgccaattgtgaacccatatcgcgcggaacagcccgagatgaagcctcgaacgtcacgcgccacgtcatttcgcctatgtgatacggagcttcgctgggggaggagccgaggtactcgacacacgccccgatgcctcgacgcaaaccatAACATCACTACAACAGAATATCGTTGGAATAATTGTAAACAGTGCGTTTATGAATTGTAAATGACACTTTATTGTCTACAGGCGGACGGGTGTACTCTCAGGAGgagtttagttttgtttttcacagtgagagaggggtgCACCGGTCCTGGAGGTACTGCAATACCAGGTCGATGCGTGGAGTGGACGGAGCAAGCCCCTTTTCCATCTCCCAGTTCCAAAAATCAATTTAATATATGGTCCCCGGGTAGGGGACGTATCAGATATTAAACTGATAAGAACAGATACTACACTTGATCTTAGCCAAAAGGCCGAGAAGCGATGCTCCCACATGCTCAGACCAAGAGGCGAGGTTCCCAGACACGTCGCTCCACTTGGCGGTTTAACAGACAACgacgaaacaaaaaaaagaccaagcaatctgtgtgcgtgtttgtgtgtctgtgaaagcTGGAGAAATAAACCGAGGTCGCTACATCTCTTTGCTGCTGCCTGCT
This Gadus macrocephalus chromosome 19, ASM3116895v1 DNA region includes the following protein-coding sequences:
- the LOC132447690 gene encoding uncharacterized protein LOC132447690; protein product: MSLGLPRTGPFSPLGLSSSTRLKPAAPTPILPRPPASTHLQPRPPAALTYGPPPVSAAPILLVLPAQPQAPSVLFCGPSCSQSFVPPAPTVKTFMPNKSSRPCGACHVPDCGGQRKRYTPSKDKVAGSMQKMFSYCPSTRMSTTPGFYHVVYDNFEHFKSVVDAELERRTV